In Papaver somniferum cultivar HN1 chromosome 1, ASM357369v1, whole genome shotgun sequence, a genomic segment contains:
- the LOC113332733 gene encoding dof zinc finger protein DOF1.2-like, translating to MFTSDDFEEMFQCPDQNSMMIIENNNQKWNKSHHVEIAPNCPRCASPNTKFCYYNNYSLSQPRYFCKGCKRYWTKGGSLRNVPIGGGCRKNRRAKSVRYRPSRVFMGGSPDCDDPIQNTDETVTPPAIDLAAVFSNFLNPGIVTDVAASAPEPELSSEFDLSFDKSSSNDSTIPNQESPPINDDQFHQQNYGFECDSDPTREISQFIGGVNEVDDKISDISGLLSLRTDEVDQEFWPDASVVNDFSWQPSPLHEFEPVFDDQFTSYPNLLNW from the coding sequence ATGTTCACATCAGATGACTTTGAAGAAATGTTTCAGTGCCCTGATCAAAATTCAATGATGATCATCGAAAACAATAATCAAAAGTGGAATAAATCTCATCACGTCGAAATAGCACCAAATTGTCCAAGATGTGCGTCACCAAATACCAAATTTTGTTACTACAACAACTACAGTCTTTCACAACCTCGCTACTTTTGCAAAGGCTGTAAAAGGTATTGGACTAAAGGTGGCTCGCTACGTAATGTCCCCATTGGTGGTGGTTGTCGGAAAAATCGTAGAGCAAAATCTGTTCGGTACAGACCCAGTCGGGTCTTCATGGGTGGTTCACCTGACTGTGATGATCCCATTCAGAACACTGATGAAACTGTTACTCCTCCAGCTATTGATCTTGCGGCTGTCTTCTCTAACTTTTTAAATCCGGGGATAGTTACTGACGTAGCCGCATCTGCACCCGAACCTGAATTGTCAAGTGAGTTTGATCTTTCTTTTGATAAGTCTTCTTCAAACGATTCTACGATTCCTAACCAAGAATCACCACCAATAAATGATGATCAATTCCATCAACAGAATTACGGGTTTGAATGTGATTCAGATCCGACCCGAGAAATTTCTCAGTTTATAGGGGGTGTTAATGAAGTAGATGACAAGATAAGCGACATTAGCGGTTTGCTGTCGCTGCGAACTGATGAAGTTGATCAAGAGTTCTGGCCTGATGCTAGTGTTGTGAACGATTTTAGCTGGCAACCGTCACCACTACATGAGTTTGAACCTGTTTTCGATGATCAGTTTACATCGTACCCGAACCTTTTAAACTGgtga